A stretch of the Clostridia bacterium genome encodes the following:
- a CDS encoding ATP-binding protein, translating into MGYPKEVYQAVEEQFSSFRFDAENKQITRKKEAFRAVPRLQEIEKELTALGLMLIKKAFTAENTEELMENSRKNAEILQAEQQKLLFENGFASDYLEPRYRCSVCQDKGHTDLGYCDCFKDALLKEAFKQSNLPLMMDTQSFDTFRLDVYPEDARENMEDVLKICKNFADSFNENNGESLFLYGGTGLGKTFLSSCIAKAVLEQGHDVFYQPAYKIFRMFESYKFNHEDKALSKSHIDRIMDAELLIIDDLGAEMVTAYTAEVLFDLINTRTNKRQPTIISTNLDFNDLETVYSQRITSRILGNYIILECTGDDIREL; encoded by the coding sequence ATGGGTTACCCGAAAGAAGTGTATCAGGCGGTAGAGGAGCAGTTCAGTTCCTTTCGCTTTGATGCGGAAAATAAACAGATTACCAGAAAAAAAGAAGCATTCCGCGCAGTACCGCGTCTGCAGGAAATTGAAAAAGAACTGACCGCTTTAGGATTGATGCTCATCAAAAAGGCGTTCACCGCGGAAAATACCGAAGAACTAATGGAAAATTCCCGCAAAAACGCAGAAATATTGCAGGCAGAACAGCAAAAATTGCTGTTCGAAAACGGTTTTGCATCCGATTATCTGGAGCCAAGGTATCGCTGTAGTGTTTGTCAGGACAAAGGCCATACCGACCTGGGCTATTGCGATTGTTTTAAGGATGCCCTTTTAAAAGAGGCGTTCAAGCAGTCCAACCTGCCTCTTATGATGGACACCCAGTCCTTTGACACCTTCAGGCTGGACGTGTATCCCGAGGACGCTCGTGAAAACATGGAGGATGTACTGAAAATCTGCAAAAATTTTGCAGACAGTTTTAACGAAAACAACGGCGAAAGCTTGTTTTTATACGGCGGTACGGGGCTTGGGAAAACCTTTTTGTCCAGCTGTATCGCAAAGGCGGTTTTAGAGCAGGGTCACGATGTGTTTTATCAGCCTGCTTACAAAATTTTCCGCATGTTTGAAAGTTATAAGTTCAATCATGAGGACAAAGCGCTGTCCAAAAGCCATATCGACCGCATTATGGACGCAGAGCTTTTGATTATTGATGATTTGGGTGCCGAAATGGTAACAGCTTATACCGCAGAGGTGCTGTTTGATTTAATCAACACCCGTACCAACAAGCGCCAGCCCACCATCATCAGCACAAACCTGGATTTTAATGACCTGGAAACGGTTTACTCCCAGCGCATAACTTCCAGAATTCTGGGCAACTATATTATACTGGAATGTACCGGTGACGATATTCGGGAACTGTAA